A genomic stretch from Centroberyx gerrardi isolate f3 chromosome 10, fCenGer3.hap1.cur.20231027, whole genome shotgun sequence includes:
- the LOC139924473 gene encoding ras-related protein Ral-B, whose product MATSKSKNQSSLALHKVIMVGSGGVGKSALTLQFMYDEFVEDYEPTKADSYRKKVVLDGEEVQIDILDTAGQEDYAAIRDNYFRSGEGFLLVFSITEHESFTATAEFREQILRVKAEEDKIPLLLVGNKSDLEERRQVSVDEARGKAEEWGVQYVETSAKTRANVDKVFFDLMREVRGKKMSENKDKNGKGKNKKNKKSFKERCCLL is encoded by the exons ATGGCTACCAGTAAGAGTAAAAACCAGAGCTCTCTGGCCCTGCACAAGGTGATCATGGTGGGCAGCGGAGGCGTGGGCAAGTCGGCCCTCACCTTGCAGTTCATGTATGATGAG TTTGTGGAGGACTACGAGCCCACCAAGGCGGACAGCTACAGGAAAAAGGTGGTGCTGGACGGGGAGGAGGTGCAGATCGACATCCTGGACACGGCGGGCCAGGAGGACTACGCCGCCATCAGAGACAACTACTTCCGCAGCGGAGAGGGCTTCCTGCTGGTGTTCTCCATCACAGAGCACGAGTCCTTCACCGCCACTGCCGAGTTCAG GGAGCAGATCTTGCGGGTGAAGGCGGAGGAGGACAAGATCCCTCTCCTGCTGGTAGGGAACAAGTCGGACCTGGAGGAGCGCCGGCAGGTTTCCGTAGACGAGGCCCGGGGCAAGGCTGAGGAGTGGGGCGTCCAGTATGTGGAGACATCAGCCAAAACCAGAGCCAACGTCGACAAg GTATTCTTTGACCtgatgcgcgaagtgcgaggcaagaaaatgtcagaaaacaaagacaaaaacggAAAAGGCAAGaacaagaagaacaagaagagcTTCAAAGAGAGATGCTGTTTACTTTGA